ACGAGTTCTTCTTCCTCGAGATGAACACCCGGCTGCAGGTCGAGCACCCCGTCACCGAGCTGGTGACGGGCCTGGACCTCGTCGAGCTGCAGCTGCGGGTCGCCGCCGGCGAGCCCCTCCCCCTGCGCCAGGAGGACGTGCGCCTGGACGGGCACGCGGTGGAGGCCCGGGTGTACGCCGAGGACCCGGCCCGGGGCTTCCTGCCCACCGGCGGGCGCGTGCTGCTGCTGCGCGAGCCGGCCGGCGAGGGGGTCCGGGTCGACTCCGGCCTCGTCGCGGGCGCGGAGGTCGGGACGACGTACGACCCCATGCTCGCCAAGGTCGTGGCGCACGGCGCCGACCGCGCCGCGGCCCTGGCCCGGCTCGACCGCGCCCTCGCCGGCACCGCGGTGCTGGGCGTCGGCACCAACGTGCCGTTCCTGCGCGCCCTGCTGGCGCACCCCGACGTGCGGGCCGGGCGGCTCGACACCGGGCTCGTCGAGCGCGACCTCGACGCGCTCGTCGCGCGGGACGTGCCCGAGGACGCCCTGGCGGCGTACGGCCTGGCGCGGCTGCACGAGCTCGAGCCGCAGGGCCCGGCCGACCCGTGGGACGTCCCGAGCGGCTGGCGCCCGGGCGGACCGGCCTGGACGACGTGGCGCGTCGCCGCGCCCGGGGCGGACCCGGTCCCCGTCGCCGTACGGGGGCGGGCGCAGGCGGCGGACGTGCGCGTCGGGGACGGCCCCGCGCGGGCCGCCTCGGTCCGGGCCGCGGGCGACGGCCTCCTCGTCACCCTCGACGGCACGGCGAGCCGCTGGCTGGTGGCGCGCGACGGCGCCACCCTCTGGCTGGGCCGCGAGGGTGCGGCGTGGGCCCTCGCCGAAGCCCCCCGCGCGCCCCGCGGCGCGGCCGCCGCGGCCGGGGGCGGCGAGCTGCGCAGCCCCATGCCGGGCACCGTCGTCGCCGTCCTCGTCGAGGACGGCGCCCGCGTCGCGCAGGACCAGGCCGTCGTCGTCGTGGAGGCGATGAAGATGGAGCACGCGCTGCGCGCCCCCGTCGCCGGGACCGTCGCCCTGGCCGGCGTGCCGGTCGGCGGCGCGGTGGCGCTCGACGAGCTGCTCGCCACCGTCGAGCCCTGAGGGCCGGTCGCGGCGCGGCTCAGGCGCCCCGCGACTCCTGCGCGTGCTGCTCGCGCAGCAGCCCCGCGCCGTGCTCCCCGCCCGGCTCCTGCCCCAGGGCGGAGAGCACCTGCTCGACCTCCTCACCGGGACGGCGCGGGGCGAGCACCGGCACGTCGGGGTCGACCACGGCCTCGAGCACGCAGGGCCGGTCCGCCGCCAGCGCCTCCTCGACGGCCGCGTCCACCCCGCCGGGCGCGTCGACGCGCACCCCGCGCAGCCCCAGCAGCTCGGCGTAGCCGGCGTAGGGGAACGGCGGCACCTCCTGCGACACCGGGTAGCGCGGGTCACCCTCCATCTCCCGCTGCTCCCACGACACCTCGGACAGGTCGCCGTTGTGCAGCACGAGGACGACGAAGCGCGGGTCGGCCCACTCCCGCCAGCGGTGCGCCACGGTGATGAGCTCGAGCAGCCCGTTCATCTGCATCGCGCCGTCGCCGGCCATGGCGACGACCGGCCGGGACGGGTCGGCGAGCTTGGCCGCCACCCCGTACGGCATCGCCGAGCCCATCGACGCCAGGGTGCTCGACAGGTGCGCGGGGGCGCGCGGCGGCAGCCGTAGGTGGCGGGCGTACCAGTAGGTGACCGAGCCGACGTCCACGGCCACCTGCACGTCGGCCGGCAGGCGGCGCGACAGCGCGTCGACGACGCGCTGCGGGTCGAGCGGCACGGCGTCGCGGGCGGCCCGCTCCTCGCGGACGGCGTGCCAGCGGCGGACGTACCCCTCGACCTCGCCCGCCCAGGCGCCCCCGCTGCGGTCCGGCAGCAGCGGGAGCAGGGCGGACAGGGCCTCCCGCGCGTCCCCGACGAGCGCCGCGTCGACCGGGTGCTTGGCCCCGACGTTGCGGGCGGCGACGTCGACCTGCACGCAGCGGGCCTGCCCGGGCACCGGGTAGAACTCGGTCCACGGGTCGTTGCTGCCGACGATGAGGAGCGTGTCGCAGCCGCCCATGAGGTCGGCGGACGCCGTCGTGCCGAGGTGGCCCATCACCCCGCAGTGCCGGGGCAGCCCCTCGTCGAGCAAGGGCTTGCCGAGCAGCGAGGTGCAGAGGCCCGCGCCGAGCCGGTCAGCGACCGCCAGCACCTCGGCCTCCGCGCCGCGGGCGCCCTGCCCCACGAGCAGCGCCACCCGCTCCCCCGCGCCCAGCACCTCGGCGGCACGGCGCAGGTCCTGCTCCTGCGGCAGCACGCGGGGCGTCCCGGTGACGGCCGACGTCAGCACCACGCCGTGCCCGTGCGGCGGCTCCTCGGGGAGCTCGGCGCGCTGGACGTCGTGCGGGACGATGACGCAGGTCGGGCTCGACGTGGCGATCGCCGTGCGGAACGCGGCGTCGAGCACGTGGTCGAGCTGCTCGGGGGCCAGGACGGTCTGGACGTACTGCCCGCAGACGTC
The sequence above is a segment of the Vallicoccus soli genome. Coding sequences within it:
- a CDS encoding acetyl/propionyl/methylcrotonyl-CoA carboxylase subunit alpha translates to MFDTVLVANRGEIAVRVLRTLRRLGVRGVAVHSDADAGARHVLEADAAVRLGPAPAAASYLSVERVVAAALASGAQAVHPGYGFLSENAAFAAACADAGLVFVGPPAHAVEVMGDKIRAKATVAAAGVPVVPGLAEPGLDDDALVAAAQAVGYPVLVKPSAGGGGKGMRLVHEPGALRDALASARREALSAFGDDTLFLERFVLSPRHVEVQVLADAHGGVVHLGERECSLQRRHQKVVEEAPSPLLDAATRARIGGAAVETARSVGYEGAGTVEFIVSADRPDEFFFLEMNTRLQVEHPVTELVTGLDLVELQLRVAAGEPLPLRQEDVRLDGHAVEARVYAEDPARGFLPTGGRVLLLREPAGEGVRVDSGLVAGAEVGTTYDPMLAKVVAHGADRAAALARLDRALAGTAVLGVGTNVPFLRALLAHPDVRAGRLDTGLVERDLDALVARDVPEDALAAYGLARLHELEPQGPADPWDVPSGWRPGGPAWTTWRVAAPGADPVPVAVRGRAQAADVRVGDGPARAASVRAAGDGLLVTLDGTASRWLVARDGATLWLGREGAAWALAEAPRAPRGAAAAAGGGELRSPMPGTVVAVLVEDGARVAQDQAVVVVEAMKMEHALRAPVAGTVALAGVPVGGAVALDELLATVEP
- a CDS encoding thiamine pyrophosphate-requiring protein; translation: MLVADALVARLRAWGVQRVFGYAGDGIDPLLAAFHRGGGDPALVTARHEEMAAFMATGHAKYTGEVGVCLSTQGPGAVHLLTGLYDAKLDRKPVVAVVGQVVTTALGSGYLQEVDLHTLFKDVCGQYVQTVLAPEQLDHVLDAAFRTAIATSSPTCVIVPHDVQRAELPEEPPHGHGVVLTSAVTGTPRVLPQEQDLRRAAEVLGAGERVALLVGQGARGAEAEVLAVADRLGAGLCTSLLGKPLLDEGLPRHCGVMGHLGTTASADLMGGCDTLLIVGSNDPWTEFYPVPGQARCVQVDVAARNVGAKHPVDAALVGDAREALSALLPLLPDRSGGAWAGEVEGYVRRWHAVREERAARDAVPLDPQRVVDALSRRLPADVQVAVDVGSVTYWYARHLRLPPRAPAHLSSTLASMGSAMPYGVAAKLADPSRPVVAMAGDGAMQMNGLLELITVAHRWREWADPRFVVLVLHNGDLSEVSWEQREMEGDPRYPVSQEVPPFPYAGYAELLGLRGVRVDAPGGVDAAVEEALAADRPCVLEAVVDPDVPVLAPRRPGEEVEQVLSALGQEPGGEHGAGLLREQHAQESRGA